From a region of the Ruminococcaceae bacterium KH2T8 genome:
- a CDS encoding monosaccharide ABC transporter ATP-binding protein, CUT2 family, which translates to MAKVLLEMKNITKTFPGVKALDNVNLQVEEGEIHALVGENGAGKSTLMNVLSGVYPFGTYEGDIIYNGDVCEFHNIKDSERKGIVIIHQELALIPYMTIGENMFLGNERGKKYNIDWNKTYSEADKYLKMVGLSDSSKTLIKDIGTGKQQLVEIAKALAKNAKLLILDEPTSSLNETDSRALLDLMKEFKKQGMTMIIITHKLNEVSYVADKITIVRDGSTIETLDCQKDEISEDRIIKGMVNRDMTDRFPKREGVEIGDTMMEVKDWTVYHPEFAERKVVDGVSMNVRKGEVVGIYGLMGAGRTELAMSIFGRSYGIGISGTLKLRGQEVVLKSPKQAIENKLAYVTEDRKGNGLVLTNSIKHNTSLANLKGLSTNFVIDKDKEYEVAAEYATKLKTKTPSVEQLVGNLSGGNQQKVLLAKWMFADPDVLILDEPTRGIDVGAKYEIYCIINNLVAAGKSVVMISSELPEVIGMSDRIYVMNEAKIVGEIKASEATQENIMACIVKSGKED; encoded by the coding sequence ATGGCAAAAGTTTTGCTTGAAATGAAAAACATAACCAAAACTTTTCCGGGCGTAAAAGCTCTCGACAACGTCAACCTCCAGGTTGAAGAAGGAGAGATCCATGCGCTTGTCGGTGAGAATGGTGCCGGTAAGTCCACATTGATGAATGTTTTGAGCGGTGTCTATCCGTTCGGTACATACGAAGGCGACATAATCTATAATGGCGATGTTTGTGAATTTCATAACATCAAGGATTCCGAGAGAAAAGGAATCGTAATCATACATCAGGAGCTTGCACTGATCCCTTATATGACGATCGGCGAGAACATGTTTCTCGGCAACGAACGTGGCAAGAAATATAATATTGACTGGAATAAGACATATTCGGAGGCTGATAAATACCTCAAGATGGTAGGCCTTTCGGATTCTTCAAAGACTCTTATTAAAGATATAGGTACCGGTAAACAGCAGCTTGTTGAGATCGCAAAAGCACTCGCAAAGAATGCCAAGCTCCTTATCCTCGACGAGCCGACATCTTCACTTAATGAGACTGATTCAAGAGCTCTTCTGGATCTCATGAAAGAGTTCAAGAAGCAGGGAATGACGATGATCATCATCACTCATAAGCTGAACGAGGTTTCATACGTAGCTGATAAGATCACTATCGTTCGAGACGGATCTACGATCGAGACTCTCGACTGTCAGAAGGATGAGATATCCGAGGACCGTATCATCAAGGGAATGGTTAACCGTGATATGACAGACCGTTTCCCGAAGCGTGAAGGCGTCGAGATCGGCGATACGATGATGGAAGTCAAGGACTGGACAGTCTACCATCCCGAGTTCGCCGAGAGGAAAGTAGTAGACGGCGTTTCGATGAATGTTCGAAAGGGTGAGGTCGTAGGTATCTACGGACTCATGGGTGCCGGAAGGACCGAGCTCGCGATGAGCATCTTCGGCCGTTCATACGGAATCGGTATTTCCGGAACATTGAAGCTCAGAGGTCAGGAAGTAGTACTCAAGAGCCCCAAGCAGGCTATCGAGAATAAGCTCGCATACGTTACCGAAGACAGAAAGGGTAACGGACTCGTACTTACGAATTCCATCAAGCACAATACGTCGCTTGCAAACCTCAAGGGCCTGAGCACCAATTTCGTTATCGATAAGGATAAGGAATATGAGGTTGCCGCAGAATATGCTACGAAGCTCAAGACAAAGACTCCGTCGGTCGAGCAGCTCGTAGGTAATCTTTCAGGTGGTAACCAGCAGAAGGTACTTCTCGCAAAGTGGATGTTCGCAGACCCGGATGTTCTCATCCTCGACGAGCCCACAAGAGGTATCGACGTAGGTGCTAAGTACGAGATCTACTGTATCATCAATAATCTCGTAGCTGCAGGAAAGTCAGTAGTCATGATATCATCCGAACTTCCCGAGGTCATCGGTATGAGTGACAGGATCTATGTCATGAACGAAGCTAAGATAGTCGGAGAGATCAAAGCCTCCGAAGCAACACAGGAAAACATTATGGCTTGTATTGTCAAGTCAGGGAAGGAGGACTGA
- a CDS encoding putative multiple sugar transport system permease protein, translated as MNNYSVKNVLKRNTMIVVMFIVYTFFAIMTKGNIFTASQFTALITQNAYVFVLGTGMLMCMLTGGNIDLSVGSFVCFIGAIAGVVSVLHQVNTPLSLAIVLAVGILYGVILGYLIAFLNIPPWIATLAGYLAFRGAGTEILTKVSTTSAISNFPEPLLKIFSGTILQTPAGLFNVPCLVVGVVAIVLVVVMNFRSRATKLKKGYEVEPQGYTIAKSILEAGIIGLLTYKFALDGGIPVVLVWVVAIMIIYSFVCEKTVIGRHFMTVGGNAETARLSGINNKLVMFGAYLNMSILTVIASLMVTARFKAANSFAGQNFEMDAISACIVGGVSAYGGAGTVMGMAIGATLIGIINLGMSLMGIDQNWQKVVKGGVLLAAVVFDIWTKKNSGKK; from the coding sequence GTGAATAATTACAGTGTAAAAAACGTTCTCAAGAGAAATACGATGATCGTCGTTATGTTCATTGTCTACACTTTCTTCGCGATAATGACAAAAGGCAACATTTTCACCGCTTCTCAGTTTACGGCTCTTATTACCCAAAATGCATACGTATTCGTACTTGGTACAGGTATGTTGATGTGTATGCTCACAGGCGGTAACATCGACCTTTCGGTTGGTTCGTTCGTTTGTTTCATAGGTGCTATAGCTGGTGTCGTATCCGTACTTCATCAGGTAAATACTCCTCTGTCACTCGCAATAGTCCTTGCAGTAGGTATCCTCTACGGTGTTATCCTCGGATATCTGATCGCATTCCTTAATATCCCTCCGTGGATCGCAACACTTGCAGGTTATCTCGCATTCAGAGGTGCCGGCACGGAGATCCTTACCAAGGTATCTACAACGAGTGCTATCTCTAACTTCCCCGAGCCTCTTCTTAAGATCTTCTCGGGTACTATCCTTCAGACTCCCGCAGGACTCTTTAACGTTCCCTGCCTCGTAGTCGGAGTAGTAGCTATCGTTCTCGTGGTAGTAATGAACTTCAGATCCAGAGCTACAAAGCTCAAGAAGGGTTACGAAGTTGAGCCTCAGGGCTATACCATCGCAAAGAGCATCCTCGAAGCAGGCATCATCGGACTTCTTACTTATAAGTTCGCATTAGACGGCGGTATCCCCGTAGTTCTTGTCTGGGTCGTAGCTATCATGATCATCTACAGCTTCGTCTGTGAGAAGACAGTCATCGGACGTCACTTCATGACAGTCGGCGGTAATGCCGAGACAGCTCGTCTCTCCGGTATCAACAATAAGCTCGTTATGTTCGGTGCTTACCTTAATATGTCCATCCTTACGGTAATCGCTTCTCTTATGGTTACTGCAAGATTCAAGGCTGCTAACTCATTCGCAGGTCAGAACTTCGAGATGGATGCTATCTCTGCTTGTATCGTTGGCGGTGTATCCGCATACGGCGGCGCAGGTACGGTAATGGGTATGGCTATCGGTGCTACGCTTATCGGTATCATCAACCTCGGAATGTCACTTATGGGTATCGACCAGAACTGGCAGAAGGTTGTAAAGGGCGGCGTTCTTCTCGCAGCTGTCGTATTCGACATCTGGACAAAGAAGAACAGCGGAAAGAAGTAA
- a CDS encoding glutamate synthase (ferredoxin), which yields MVNQKVDNYRVQSPMPRHGLYDPMNEHENCGIGAVVRIDGTPSSKVVDDALKIVETLEHRAGKDAEGKTGDGVGVLLQISHEYFSSVCASSGIKLGAKRSYGIAMFFFPQSVDKLIAAKKAFEAALSGEGLTLLGWREVPVDGSVLGSRALESRPNIWQAFVERPSDCATDLDFDRKLYFARNVFEKKNNDTYVCSCSCRTIVYKGMFLVGQLRTFYKDLSCGDYTSAVGIVHSRFSTNTNPSWQRSHPNRMMVHNGEINTITGNMNKMLSRENILRSSYFDGRYEDIYPMMDVTGSDSARLDNTLEFMMMAGVPLPLAVMITIPEPWQHIDTMSREKRAFYQYYATMMEPWDGPASIIFTDGDLIGAVLDRNGLRPSRYYITNDGYLILSSEVGALEGIPASSIIKKDRLRPGKMLLVDTKEQRIIEDDEIKSEYMHRRPYGEWLDHMMVELKELKNKNKRPVRVKGEDLHILQRAFGYSYGNLNNEIIPMCLNGGEPTAAMGVDIPVPPLSDEEPPLFDYFKQKFAQVTNPPIDSIREAIITDTTVYLGTAGNILEDKEENCRVLKIQNPILTNLDLMKIRESKLEGLKTADISMLYTKGTSLKDAIENLYRQADKAHEDGATILILTDRGIDETHLAVPSLLAVASLGTYLVRTRMNTAISIILESAEPCEVHHFATLLGFGASAVNPYLALDTIHDLIDRDIVDKDFTQASEAYTNAVVSGIVKIAAKMGISTLQSYQGSKIFEAVGIGEEMMNEYFPDTVSRVGGIGLEHIEKRSNDLHKNAFDIYNVEYDSGLAVKGWHKSRSGKEKHLYDPETIHLLQLATRNGSYDMYKQFTSKIDSDDRQITLRSTLDFTYPEGAEIPLEEVESVESIVKRFKTGAMSYGSISQEAHECMAIAMNRIGGKSNSGEGGEDLERILTKGTDEDRCSAIKQVASGRFGVTSKYLTSADEIQIKMAQGAKPGEGGHLPAGKVYPWIAKTRHSTPGVSLISPPPHHDIYSIEDLAQLIYDLKNANKDARISVKLVSESGVGTIAAGVAKAGARVILISGYDGGTGAAPASSIHNAGLPWEIGLAETHRTLIENNLRSKVRIETDGKLLTGKDVVIAAMLGAEEFGFATAPLVTMGCVMMRVCNLDTCPVGVATQNPELRKKFSGKPEYVINFMTFVATQMREYMAKLGIRTVDELVGRSDLLKIKKDVGNSSRVDLSAIISDPYATRTDVKKHFEEADAYDFKLEETKDEKVLIPSLAEAVNNKTPKTIEINVSNLDRTLGTLLGAEITKKYYNTLDDDMFTVNCHGAGGQSFGAFIPKGLTLNLEGDANDYFGKGLSGGILSVCPPSDSILVPEENIIIGNVALFGATSGKAFINGLAGERFCVRNSGATVVVEGTGDHGCEYMTGGTAVVLGPVGKNFAAGMSGGIAYVLDTENDLYTKLNKSLVGFYRVESDEDKATLTSLIEEHVKRTGSPLGKKILEDIDGYIPQFKKVIPHDYKRMMESIAKHTAEGMSLDEAKIAAFHENTAAKA from the coding sequence ATGGTTAATCAAAAGGTGGACAATTACAGGGTTCAGAGCCCGATGCCTCGTCATGGCCTTTATGACCCCATGAACGAGCATGAGAACTGCGGTATCGGTGCGGTCGTCAGGATCGACGGTACACCTTCTTCAAAGGTTGTAGATGATGCGCTGAAGATCGTAGAGACTCTTGAACATAGAGCAGGTAAGGATGCCGAAGGTAAGACCGGTGACGGTGTCGGTGTACTCCTTCAGATCTCACATGAGTACTTTTCTTCAGTATGTGCTTCCTCAGGTATCAAGCTTGGAGCTAAGAGATCTTACGGTATCGCGATGTTCTTCTTCCCCCAGAGCGTAGATAAGCTCATCGCAGCAAAGAAGGCTTTTGAAGCAGCACTTTCAGGCGAAGGTCTGACACTTCTCGGCTGGAGAGAAGTTCCCGTAGACGGTTCCGTTCTCGGAAGCAGAGCTCTCGAGTCACGCCCCAATATCTGGCAGGCATTTGTCGAGCGTCCTTCCGATTGTGCTACTGATCTGGATTTCGACCGTAAGCTTTATTTCGCAAGAAACGTTTTCGAGAAGAAAAATAACGATACATATGTATGCTCATGCTCCTGTAGAACGATCGTCTACAAGGGTATGTTCCTCGTAGGTCAGCTTCGTACTTTCTATAAGGATTTAAGCTGCGGTGATTATACTTCCGCAGTAGGTATCGTTCACTCCAGATTCTCCACCAATACGAATCCTTCATGGCAGAGATCTCATCCTAACCGCATGATGGTACATAACGGTGAGATCAATACAATTACAGGTAATATGAACAAGATGCTCTCCCGTGAGAATATCTTGAGAAGCTCATACTTTGACGGCAGATACGAAGATATCTACCCGATGATGGATGTAACGGGTTCCGACTCCGCAAGGCTTGATAATACACTTGAGTTCATGATGATGGCAGGCGTACCGCTTCCTCTTGCAGTCATGATCACGATCCCCGAGCCCTGGCAGCATATCGATACGATGAGCCGCGAAAAGAGAGCTTTCTATCAGTACTACGCGACTATGATGGAGCCATGGGACGGTCCTGCTTCGATCATTTTCACAGACGGTGATCTGATCGGTGCCGTTCTTGACCGTAACGGACTTCGTCCTTCCAGATACTATATTACTAATGACGGTTATCTTATCCTTTCTTCCGAGGTTGGTGCTCTCGAGGGTATCCCCGCATCAAGCATCATCAAGAAGGACAGACTTCGTCCCGGTAAGATGCTCCTCGTAGATACAAAGGAGCAGAGGATCATCGAGGATGACGAGATCAAGTCAGAGTATATGCATCGTCGTCCTTACGGTGAGTGGCTCGATCACATGATGGTAGAGCTCAAGGAGCTCAAGAACAAGAATAAGCGTCCCGTAAGAGTAAAGGGAGAAGACCTCCATATCCTTCAGAGAGCTTTCGGATACAGCTACGGTAATCTCAATAACGAGATCATCCCCATGTGCCTTAACGGCGGTGAGCCTACGGCTGCTATGGGTGTTGATATCCCCGTACCTCCGCTTTCTGACGAAGAGCCCCCTCTGTTCGACTACTTCAAGCAGAAGTTCGCGCAGGTTACAAACCCTCCCATCGACTCTATCCGTGAGGCAATAATCACAGATACTACCGTTTATCTCGGTACGGCAGGTAATATCCTTGAAGATAAGGAAGAGAACTGCCGAGTACTTAAGATCCAGAATCCTATCCTTACTAACCTCGATCTCATGAAGATCAGGGAAAGCAAGCTCGAGGGTCTTAAGACAGCAGATATCTCCATGCTCTATACAAAGGGAACATCCCTTAAGGATGCCATCGAGAATCTCTACAGACAGGCTGATAAGGCACATGAGGACGGCGCTACGATCCTTATCCTTACAGACCGCGGAATAGATGAAACACATCTTGCAGTTCCTTCTCTTCTTGCAGTTGCTTCCCTCGGAACATATCTCGTAAGAACGAGGATGAATACGGCTATCTCGATCATCCTCGAGTCCGCAGAACCCTGTGAGGTACATCACTTCGCTACGCTTCTCGGATTCGGTGCAAGTGCCGTTAACCCTTATCTCGCACTTGATACTATCCACGATCTTATCGACAGAGATATCGTCGACAAGGATTTCACGCAGGCAAGCGAAGCTTATACCAATGCAGTCGTATCAGGTATCGTAAAGATCGCTGCAAAGATGGGTATCTCCACACTGCAGTCCTATCAGGGATCCAAGATCTTCGAGGCTGTAGGTATCGGCGAGGAGATGATGAACGAGTACTTCCCCGATACGGTAAGCCGTGTAGGCGGTATCGGACTTGAGCATATCGAGAAGAGATCTAACGACCTTCACAAGAATGCTTTCGACATCTATAACGTAGAATACGATTCCGGTCTCGCAGTAAAGGGCTGGCATAAGTCCAGGAGCGGTAAGGAGAAGCACCTTTACGATCCCGAGACGATCCACCTCCTGCAGCTCGCTACAAGGAACGGATCTTACGACATGTATAAGCAGTTTACTTCCAAGATCGATTCCGACGATCGTCAGATCACACTTAGAAGTACACTCGATTTCACATATCCCGAGGGAGCAGAGATACCTCTCGAGGAAGTCGAGAGCGTAGAGAGCATCGTCAAGAGATTTAAGACAGGTGCCATGTCCTACGGTTCCATCTCTCAGGAAGCACATGAATGTATGGCCATCGCCATGAACCGCATCGGAGGTAAGTCCAATAGCGGTGAGGGTGGTGAGGACCTCGAAAGGATCCTTACAAAGGGAACAGACGAGGATCGCTGCTCGGCTATCAAGCAGGTTGCTTCAGGCAGATTCGGTGTTACATCCAAGTACCTGACATCAGCAGATGAGATCCAGATCAAGATGGCTCAGGGTGCTAAGCCCGGTGAGGGCGGACACCTTCCCGCAGGAAAGGTTTATCCCTGGATCGCCAAGACACGTCACTCGACGCCCGGCGTATCCCTTATCTCTCCGCCGCCTCATCACGATATCTACTCTATCGAGGACTTAGCGCAGCTTATCTACGACCTTAAGAACGCCAATAAGGACGCAAGGATCTCCGTTAAGCTCGTATCTGAGTCAGGCGTAGGAACGATCGCTGCCGGTGTTGCCAAGGCAGGAGCAAGAGTAATCCTCATCTCCGGTTATGACGGAGGTACTGGTGCAGCTCCCGCAAGTTCCATCCATAACGCAGGACTTCCCTGGGAGATCGGACTTGCAGAGACACACAGAACACTTATCGAGAACAACCTTAGATCCAAGGTAAGGATCGAGACAGACGGTAAGCTCCTTACCGGTAAGGACGTAGTCATCGCGGCAATGCTTGGTGCTGAGGAGTTCGGCTTCGCAACTGCACCCCTCGTTACCATGGGCTGCGTAATGATGAGAGTATGTAACCTCGATACATGTCCCGTAGGTGTTGCTACACAAAACCCCGAACTTAGAAAGAAGTTCAGCGGTAAGCCCGAATACGTCATCAACTTCATGACTTTCGTAGCTACACAGATGAGAGAGTACATGGCTAAGCTCGGCATCAGGACGGTAGATGAGCTCGTAGGAAGATCCGATCTTCTCAAGATCAAGAAGGATGTAGGTAACTCCTCGAGGGTCGACCTCTCCGCAATCATCTCGGATCCTTACGCAACAAGGACTGATGTTAAGAAGCATTTCGAGGAAGCTGATGCTTATGACTTCAAGCTCGAAGAGACAAAGGATGAGAAGGTTCTTATTCCTTCACTCGCCGAGGCAGTCAACAACAAGACTCCCAAAACGATCGAGATCAATGTAAGTAACCTCGACAGAACGCTCGGTACTCTTCTCGGAGCCGAGATCACAAAGAAGTACTATAACACTTTGGATGACGATATGTTCACTGTAAACTGCCACGGTGCTGGCGGACAGAGTTTCGGTGCATTCATCCCCAAGGGACTTACACTGAACCTTGAAGGTGATGCCAATGACTACTTCGGTAAGGGTCTTTCAGGCGGTATCCTTTCCGTATGTCCTCCTTCCGATTCCATCCTGGTTCCCGAGGAGAACATCATCATCGGTAACGTAGCTCTCTTCGGTGCTACATCAGGTAAGGCTTTCATCAACGGACTTGCAGGTGAGAGATTCTGCGTAAGAAACTCCGGTGCGACCGTAGTAGTCGAAGGAACGGGCGATCACGGATGTGAGTATATGACAGGTGGTACGGCAGTCGTATTGGGTCCCGTCGGAAAGAACTTCGCAGCAGGTATGAGCGGCGGTATCGCATATGTACTCGATACCGAGAATGACCTTTATACAAAGCTCAATAAGTCTCTCGTAGGATTCTACAGAGTCGAGTCGGATGAGGATAAGGCTACTCTTACATCCCTTATCGAGGAGCATGTAAAGAGAACGGGTTCCCCTCTCGGTAAGAAGATCCTCGAGGATATCGACGGATACATCCCGCAGTTCAAGAAGGTCATCCCTCATGACTATAAGCGCATGATGGAGTCCATCGCAAAGCACACTGCGGAAGGTATGAGCTTAGACGAAGCTAAGATAGCGGCATTTCACGAGAATACAGCGGCAAAGGCATAA
- a CDS encoding putative multiple sugar transport system permease protein yields MTGTKVSAFFKKYMMLIALVAVTIFFNVATGGKALYAQNITNLIAQNAYVFVLATGMLLCILTGGNIDLAVGSVVCFAGGVGAIIMNKNIPWPVAVVLMLVMGLLIGMWQGFWIAFVKVPPFIATLAGMLAFRGLANVVMGGYAYSVTDTTFLNIFGGGADCYIPDLLAGVGPAIKAGDGTTLNKFCFVVGILFALGIVIYTVLHRSYLRKNGYKLQSLPAEVIKTVIICAAIVWLFYKLAAYKGIPTALIWIAFILGLFAYITTKTTLGRNFYAVGGNEKATRLSGINTKMVMFKAYTLMGLLAGFAGVLNIARFVGAQPTYGTGYEMDAIAACFIGGASAYGGTGSIGGVIIGALMMGVINQGMDIMGTSSNYKLVVKGLVLMFAVFFDVVMKMRKKGGVKA; encoded by the coding sequence ATGACAGGCACAAAAGTATCAGCCTTCTTCAAAAAATACATGATGCTTATAGCCCTTGTTGCCGTAACTATCTTCTTTAACGTTGCAACAGGCGGCAAAGCCCTCTATGCACAGAACATCACAAACCTCATCGCACAGAATGCATATGTATTCGTTCTTGCGACCGGTATGCTTCTTTGTATCCTCACGGGCGGTAACATCGACCTCGCAGTAGGTTCGGTCGTCTGCTTCGCAGGAGGTGTCGGAGCCATCATAATGAATAAGAATATCCCCTGGCCCGTCGCAGTTGTATTGATGCTCGTTATGGGTCTCCTGATCGGTATGTGGCAGGGATTCTGGATCGCTTTCGTAAAGGTTCCGCCGTTCATCGCGACTCTAGCGGGAATGCTGGCATTCAGAGGACTTGCAAACGTAGTAATGGGCGGTTACGCATATTCCGTAACAGATACGACATTCCTCAACATCTTCGGCGGTGGAGCTGACTGCTATATCCCCGATCTGCTCGCAGGAGTCGGTCCCGCTATCAAGGCAGGTGACGGAACAACACTTAATAAGTTCTGTTTCGTAGTCGGTATCCTCTTTGCTTTAGGCATCGTTATCTACACAGTACTTCATCGTTCATACCTCAGAAAGAACGGCTATAAGCTTCAGTCTCTTCCTGCTGAGGTCATCAAGACGGTCATCATCTGTGCAGCTATCGTATGGCTCTTCTATAAGCTCGCTGCTTACAAGGGTATCCCTACTGCACTTATCTGGATCGCTTTTATCCTCGGTCTCTTCGCTTACATCACGACTAAGACAACACTCGGTCGTAACTTCTATGCCGTAGGCGGTAACGAGAAGGCTACAAGACTTTCCGGTATCAACACAAAGATGGTAATGTTCAAGGCTTATACACTTATGGGTCTTCTTGCAGGATTTGCAGGCGTACTCAACATAGCTCGTTTCGTAGGTGCTCAGCCTACATACGGTACAGGTTATGAGATGGACGCTATCGCTGCTTGCTTCATCGGCGGTGCATCCGCATACGGCGGAACAGGTTCCATCGGAGGAGTTATCATCGGAGCTCTCATGATGGGTGTCATCAACCAGGGCATGGATATCATGGGAACAAGTTCCAACTATAAGCTCGTCGTAAAGGGTCTCGTACTCATGTTCGCAGTATTCTTTGACGTAGTTATGAAGATGCGTAAGAAGGGAGGGGTAAAGGCGTGA
- a CDS encoding xylose-binding protein — protein MKKIGKMTAAATAACFALFCASCGNDQPIHNTVPSREEGDLTIGFSFDSYVIERWTRDRDVFCSTANDLGAEVYVQSANGELETQIEQIEYFVNRGVDAIVIVTIDGDGLTDAITSAKEAGIPVICYDRIVRNADADLYISFDNMAVGSYMAESICDKIGNGGNIVEITGPESDYNVSQVMEGFETVCSEHDENIIFSYNCENWRSELAYDCVNENFDVVSEADVIMCGNDALAGEAVHALAERGLAGQIPVVGQDADLEACQRIVEGTQLMTVYKPVEQLARLAAEYSVKLAQGQDIGVENVFNDGTYDIPYVAIDPIAVDIDNIDEMIIDSGFHLREDVYMNIDENGSETEATESTEETE, from the coding sequence ATGAAGAAGATCGGGAAGATGACGGCTGCGGCTACGGCTGCCTGCTTTGCGCTTTTCTGCGCATCGTGCGGTAATGATCAGCCGATACATAATACGGTCCCGTCAAGGGAAGAGGGAGATCTGACGATAGGATTCAGCTTTGACTCCTATGTTATCGAGAGATGGACCCGCGACCGTGATGTATTCTGCTCGACGGCTAATGACCTTGGAGCCGAGGTCTATGTCCAGTCCGCTAACGGTGAGCTCGAGACGCAGATAGAGCAGATAGAGTATTTCGTCAACAGGGGAGTCGATGCGATCGTTATCGTTACGATCGACGGTGACGGTCTGACCGATGCTATCACCTCGGCGAAAGAAGCCGGTATCCCCGTTATCTGTTATGACCGTATAGTACGAAATGCCGATGCAGATCTTTATATATCATTTGATAATATGGCAGTCGGAAGCTACATGGCGGAATCCATCTGCGACAAGATAGGAAACGGCGGAAATATCGTAGAGATAACAGGTCCCGAGAGCGACTACAACGTATCACAGGTCATGGAAGGCTTTGAGACAGTCTGCTCCGAGCATGACGAGAACATTATCTTTTCGTATAACTGCGAGAACTGGCGTTCGGAGCTTGCTTATGACTGCGTAAACGAGAATTTTGATGTCGTCTCAGAGGCTGATGTCATCATGTGCGGTAATGACGCGCTTGCAGGTGAAGCAGTACATGCCCTTGCCGAGAGAGGTCTTGCAGGACAGATACCGGTCGTAGGACAGGATGCCGATCTTGAGGCATGCCAGAGGATCGTAGAAGGAACTCAGCTCATGACCGTGTATAAGCCCGTAGAGCAGCTCGCAAGACTTGCAGCCGAGTATTCGGTTAAGCTTGCACAGGGGCAGGATATCGGAGTGGAAAACGTATTTAATGACGGTACATATGATATTCCTTATGTAGCGATAGATCCCATTGCGGTAGATATAGATAATATAGATGAGATGATCATCGACAGCGGATTCCATTTAAGGGAAGACGTATATATGAATATCGATGAAAACGGCTCTGAGACAGAAGCTACGGAGAGCACTGAGGAAACCGAGTAG
- a CDS encoding monosaccharide ABC transporter substrate-binding protein, CUT2 family, which yields MKFTKVLATVLCSSALLLSFTGCAVGGGAAGGEGGKSKVGVSMPTKDLQRWNQDGDYMKSELEAAGYEVDLQYAANDVATQLSQVENMINSGCNVLVIAAIEGSSLGEALDMAESKGIPVIAYDRLLMESDTVDYYATFDNYMVGTIQGTFIKDQLDLDNAAGPFNLEITAGDPGDNNALFFYQGAMDVLNPYIESGKLNVVSGQTEFSDVATASWKTETSQSRAETILSSYYADGTNVDAWLCSNDSTALGVENALASNYTGSYPLITGQDCDIANVQNMLQGKQAMSVFKDTRTLAKQVVKMVGQIINNETVDVNDTETYDNGKKVVPSYLCEPVFADIDNYQTILIDSGYYTEADLS from the coding sequence ATGAAGTTTACCAAGGTACTTGCAACAGTTCTTTGTTCGTCAGCGCTTCTTCTTAGCTTCACAGGCTGCGCAGTCGGTGGCGGTGCTGCAGGCGGAGAAGGCGGAAAGAGCAAGGTAGGTGTATCGATGCCTACTAAGGATCTCCAGAGATGGAACCAGGATGGCGATTACATGAAGTCCGAGCTCGAGGCTGCCGGCTACGAGGTTGATCTTCAGTATGCTGCAAACGATGTTGCTACACAGCTCTCACAGGTTGAGAACATGATCAACTCCGGTTGTAACGTACTCGTTATCGCTGCTATCGAAGGTTCTTCACTCGGTGAGGCTCTCGATATGGCTGAGTCAAAGGGTATCCCCGTAATCGCTTATGACCGTCTCCTCATGGAGTCTGACACAGTTGATTACTATGCAACATTCGATAACTACATGGTTGGTACTATCCAGGGTACATTTATCAAGGATCAGCTCGATCTTGATAACGCTGCAGGTCCCTTCAACCTTGAGATCACAGCTGGTGACCCCGGTGACAACAACGCTCTCTTCTTCTATCAGGGTGCAATGGATGTTCTTAATCCTTACATCGAGTCCGGTAAGCTCAACGTAGTATCCGGTCAGACAGAGTTCTCTGACGTTGCTACAGCTTCCTGGAAGACAGAGACATCTCAGTCCAGAGCAGAAACTATCCTTTCTTCTTACTATGCTGACGGCACAAACGTAGACGCATGGCTTTGCTCCAACGACTCTACAGCTCTCGGCGTAGAGAACGCTCTCGCTTCTAACTACACCGGTTCTTATCCCCTCATCACAGGTCAGGACTGTGATATCGCTAACGTTCAGAACATGCTTCAGGGCAAGCAGGCTATGTCCGTATTCAAGGATACACGTACACTTGCTAAGCAGGTTGTTAAGATGGTTGGTCAGATCATCAACAACGAGACTGTAGACGTTAATGATACAGAGACTTATGACAACGGCAAGAAGGTTGTTCCTTCATACCTCTGTGAGCCCGTATTCGCTGACATCGACAACTATCAGACGATCCTTATCGATTCCGGCTACTACACAGAAGCAGATCTTTCATAA